The genomic window TCCAGCCAAAAGTCAAAGCTGAGATCAAAATGATTCCCTGGAGGTACACACATTTGTGTAATTAGTTTCACCTTGTGTCTGTGCAAGATAAAATACTGGGCACGTACCCAAGTTCCTTTTATAAATTTCTGTATTGTCTTTACCCAGGTGTAAAGGGGTGAGATCTAAGCAAAACATTGTTTCATCCTTGTCAGTcacttaaaaacattttctaaagtAATTACAGTCTGACAAGGCATAAATAATTGCACCTGGAGGGGCTTTTGGGCCACAGAGGTTTTAGGAGCATAGCCCCACACTTGGGCATCACAtgaaaaatgtcacagaaaacaaacattaaaaaaagctagggttttttgggggaggatGGGACTACACAGCCACTGGGCAGTGGCAGAGCAGCGGTGAGGCCAAGGAAATTGGTCTGCAAATGAGGAGGAGCACAGTGGGAGAGGCTTTAGGGGCTGGAAAATAGCACAAGGGTGGCAGAAGCCCAGGGaccatcctgcaggatggccAGGTTGGGTGTACCTGCAGGTTGGTGCCATCCAAGGGCAGCTGGGTGGGCTGCAAAGAtggttttgggaaggaattggaATATTTCAGCCCCACTGTGCAACAGCCATAGAGAGACCCCAGCTTGGCATCTCCCAGTCTGGGAGTGCCCAGGGTGACTGACCTCTGGGCTGTACAGGCGGATTTCCCAAAGCTAGAGAGAGGCCACTGATGGGGCAGCAAGCTGGGAATTCGTTGTACCAAACCCAAATGACCATCTGGAGGTTAAATCAGAGGCTGCCAGTTACAAGGCAAGACACCCAGCTCTCTGAAGCACCACCAAATTCAGTGCAAATTCAAAAAAAATAGCTGGAATGGCCCTCTCCTGCTCGCCctgcaggagaagcagccaAGAGGGGATCCCAAGAGTGCCCAGATCCACTGGGAAAGGGCAGCCAAAAGGAGCCAATGTGAAGCTATTGCCATGGGAACTAAGCAGAGGAAGCAGCAAACTGGTTAAACTGGGAGATGGGAGCTGGAAACCAAACCAGTACAGTTTGTTGGTGTTTCTGAGGAGGAACTGGGTATTGCTGGTGGAGCTTTCCCTGCCAGGcagaggcttttttcccccccaatgAAGAGAATAGTGAGGGAGCTCCACCTCCATGTCCCTCAGCAGCACCATCCCAGACCATCACTGACCCCATTTATGGCCACACCATTGCAAAACCAATCAAAAATTTGCTAAGTAAACAGTAGGCAGCAGAGGAGGCCAGTACCAAGATGAACGCTGACCCCAGCTTGGAATCTGAATCCCAGTGCTCCATGCCTTTGCCACAAGCCATCCCAGATTTCCCAGTATTGGAGCTTTATGGAGAAGGGCTGGGGCACAGGTCCTAATGCAACTGGGAACAAGGttggggaggcagggaggaggtggccctgcagccaaggcaccTCTCTCCATCTCCACGTTGCTCCTGGTTTGAGTGAGAAGAGACTAAGAAGATCCACAGCCTCTGAAAATCCAaagtgtccctgcagcagccctgcaaaATACCTGCTGATTCTTTTGACTTGTTGTAACACACTAAAGAACAAACAAATCACACATTCTTACCTGTAATTTCCCTTTTTGCTCAGCTGTTCTTTAAAGTGCCCAAGTGTCAGGCTCTGGGCCTTTAACATCCTCCTGTAGGGAATTTCTTCTCCACAAAAAAAATAGGTGACAACCAGCTCACCAGACTGAGAGGTGTGAACAACTGGCAGTTTCTTTGGCTCCTTGtgactgcaaaacagaaaacacacacaaaaccctcTATTTTTCCATTTGAGAACAGGCTGTTTCACCACACTCCAACCAGCAGTGGAGTTGGTGAATGCTGTCAGAAATACCCTGGGTGTGACCTGAAAATCAGATATTCCTGTACTGCCTGGGAATTTGTTGGGATGTGTTTACACAGCCCTTTGCTGATTTCCACAgtgggaatcatggaatggtttgggttgaaagggaccttaaagatcatctgattccacccccctgccatgggcagggacaccttccactgtcccaggctgctccaagccctgtccaacctggccttggacactgccagggatccaggggcagccacagctgctctgggcaccctgtgccagggcctccccaccctcacaagCAACAATTTCtacctaatatccaacctaaatccaccctccttcagcttgaagccattcccccttgggATGATGGCACAGCAGAGACTTCACACCATCTCATGGAtgagggagctgagggatgGAGGTTGGGCTCACCCTCCCCAGCGAGCCCCAGGATTGCACACCCAGGGTTTTAAAGGCTCTTTTCATCTGCCCTCACACAAAACATCTCCCAAGCTTTCTCCTCATGCCCAAACCCACCTGCAACCACCAGGCCAGAAAGCAAACCCCCCACCAGACGCTTCACCTCAAGCACCCAGGTAATCTTATTTTTCCCAGTGAGGCTAAAATTAACTGGATTCTGTCATTTGCACCCAAGCAACGCTTCTTAAAGAATGATTAAAACAATATTACCCAGCAAAATGGCAACACTCTAGTGAATACCATGCAGCCAAATCTACAACTGCTTCTGAGGCAATGTACACTTGGGATGTCAAAAGGTCACAAAGTGTTAGTCCGCAGTAATTTAGTCTTCCTAATTTGTTCTAAGTCTTTGTAGAgtggtttcagaaaaaaagctgctAGCAAAGACAGCTGGTGGACTTAAGGTCAAccaattaaaaatgaaaggctCTAGTCAGGTGGCTCAGTCTGGACTTCAAACATTACTCATTGCTTAAGATGAAGAGggtaagaaagaaaactttaattATTTAGGCCATTTTAGACCTCTCTGTAGCAGATTTCTTGTTAAAAGAACCATCCTGTAATTAGACTAATCCAATCTTTGTCCACTTTACAGGAATGCAAGTTAAAAAGAGCCAGAGACaagatttgaaaatgttttgttctttaaGAAGAATGTTTGAAAGACGAAATTTCAGATATAAgaatttcctctcctttcaaAGCACAAtccatttaatgaaaatataattatgagatatatatatatttatttcccaATCCTTTCTGCACGTGCAATACTCACTCTTCTGTCATTAGACTTGCATTGCAGAAAGGGGTGCTTCCCCCCTGAATGGCAGCGGAGTGGTTTCGGTCCCTCTGCTGATTTGAGGTCGAACATCTGaagtggggagagggaaagcaAGTGGGGAAGAAGTggggggggaggaagaaaaaaaacaactttaagaaaaaaattgttgaaaTACAATCTTCTTAATTGAAGTCTCCTGTGGGTCGTTAAGTTCGCTCTTTGTATCAAGCCTCACATGTTGTAAACAATcaaaggaagaattaaaaatgcTGTGGGCTAATTTATCCTTCCATACCCAAATGAACGATAACCAGTCCAATTCCCCACTTGGTATGTAGCTGGAGCCTatcccagaggaaaaatggGCAAATTACAGCCATCAAAAGAGTGGAAGTAACAGCCTCAGATTCCAACTATTTGTGCTGGTGCAGGGCGCAGATGGAACACGGAGGCTCATCCTCCAGGCTCGGCCAGGCCGTGCCATCACACATCCCCATGGCTGACCCTCTGCCTGGACGGGCAGGACACATCCACGTCCACCCACCAGCaaacctcccccagccccgTTTGTCCCCACGGCGGGACGAGGAACGTCCTTCCCGTGGCCGTTACCGTGGCTTCTGCGGCTTGGAGACCTCGGCCAGGCGGCGACACGCTTCCTCCAGCTGGGCCAGGGTGTTGGGCGGCGTCAGCGGGGGCATGGCGGGGTCCTGCACGAAGGGGTGGGCGGGCTGTGCCCCACGCGGGTGGCTGCCTGTCCCCCACGGGTGGTGGCGGCCGGGGGCCCCCTTGGCACAGTCGGAGCTGTAGGCCTTCTTTGTGCTTTGTGTGcttggggaagggaagaagtcGGGttagaaaagctggaaaatatgACTTTAATAGCAGCTCCTATTCTGCTCGCTCCCTCTCAAAAGTCTGTCATAACATGAAAGGAGGTTTATTGCCAAAAACATgacatttttgtggtttttctggTTCTGCGGAACAGCTTTTATATTAAACCGGAGGAGCAAAGAGTCTCATTTGTTTTTAGCGATTGTAAAAATAGACAGCCCatgtaatatataaatatttaccGGGAGCAATATTGCTGTAGACAGCTGCGTATTTACCTATGGGGCTTGTGCTTATTTTGTCTATCGCTCTCCAGCATCCACTGCCAGACGTTCTGCGCCCGATCCGCTTCGCCCCCCGGGAGCTGCACCCCACCAGGATTGGGCAGCCCCCCGTCCCCAGCCACCGGGGCCACGCTGTCCACTCCTCGGCCCGGCCTCTTCAGCAGTGTCCCCGTCCTGCTGGTGGCAAAAAGGGACGATCCCCTCGTCAGCCCCCATCCCCATCAGCCCCACCACAGCGGGACGCTGGGTGATGGCTTGGGGCGGGTGCAATGGAGATGCTGGTGACTTACCCGAAGGGCTCcagcagagggagaggggggTCGGTGTTTTTGGGGTGGCCCTTGCACTTGGGGTAGCAGTAGTAGTCGCCGCCCGccgggcagcagcactgcacccGCTGCGCCGCCTCAGCCTCGATCTGCTCCTTCGTTTTGGGCACGGTGTGGTGGTGGATGTAGTGGTGGTGGACGTGCTTGGTGGTCTGCTTGGTGATGAAGCCCTTGCCCACCAGGGCGCAGGCGGCCAGCGAGGCCGTGCCGGGCGGCAGCTTGCCCGTGGGCAGGCGGTCAGGCGAGCGGGCGCGGGGGCTGTGCCGGCCCACGCCGGGCGATTGGCAGCCAGGGGTCTTCAGCACACGGGAGAGGTGCTCGTCCAGGATGGCCTGGGGGTCCTCCTCGTAGCTGCCCGAGGGCAGGAGCGACAGcgggtgctgggggtgctgggggttgGCCATGTCCCGACTGCTCTGCAGGCTGGTGGGGAGCTCGGCGCCCTCCTTCTCCTCGTCCTGCCAGACAAGGGATGGCAGGGAATGAATGGAAGGGGCCGGGAGCTGGCAAGGCGCGCGCTGGGATGTCCCCCCCGCTGTCCCGGGAACCGCGGCGCGCTCCCGCCGCGGGCAGGGAACGGCCCCCTCCCGCCCGGCTGGGTGGCACGTGGAGCTCTGGGAATGCTAATCCTCCTACCTCCTTGatctgctgcagcctctcctccagaCAGTCCATggtctcctgctcctgcttcagCTTCTCCAGCCGGGAAATGAGCTCGGCAGCGAAGGCAGCTGGCTCCACCGGGGTCATCTCCTTGGGAAGCCGGTGGGTCCTCTACAAGGAGCGGGGACAGAAGGCACAAGGCAATGTTTAGCGGGTGGTGTGGGGCGCGGGCGCTTCGCCGCTGCGGCATCGCTGGCCCCGCTACGCTTGTTGTGTCTCCATGTTTGGATGAAAAGACAACCGCAACTAGGCATGGTCTGCTCTGGATTTTTATGAGCTAGTGCTGTGGCCTCATGGAGTGACATCCTCCCCACCAGCGTTTGCCTTCGGCAGGAGCAGTTGGTCGCACTCTGAGGAACCCCGCTTGTTCTCTCTGTAGTACAACCAGCCCATCAGTAGCTACTCTGAAGTAGAAAATCTTCAAAGACTGTTGTcaaacatcaaaaaaaaaacaaaaaaaaaacctctgaggTGGGAGGGAGAGACTTTAACTAAAGGAATAAAGTGAGTATAAACAGAAAGGagttggaaattaaaaaaaataagatgggggagaaaaagggaaaggaggggggaaaaaaaaaaaagaagtcaaacGGTTGCAGATCAGAGAAGTGCTGGTAATTTATTTCCTGGCTACACACTGGGCACCTTTGAGGTAGTGTTGTCTCAACAGTGTCCTAGATCTCTTCCCCCCCCTCCATCTCTTTgtacagaaaatgaagaaagctGCTGCAGGCTAGCAGTGCTACACTGCTGAGCTTGGCTGCCTCAAGCAGATCTATcaagggaaaaagggaacatCTCCAAATCAAGTGCAGAATATAAAAAGGCAAAACGTGAATTTCTGCCAAAAGAAGCAAACAtggcaggaaaaggggaggaaagaaaaaaaaaaaaaagatggaaaaagaaaccacCCACTTGACTctgccctccctcctgccaTCCCCATGCACCCCACTCCTCACCCCcactctccctcttttccccccccCGAAAGCAGAAAGCTGAACTGCCAACTCTTTCACATACTACCCACCAGATGAGGTGGGGCCTCTCTCCGGCAACCACTTAGCTCCAGAAATGATGTGAGGGTAGAAAAAGGCCACTCTGCTGGAAATTGTCACTCTTACACAAGCTGGCTCTATTCAGTCCCTGATCAAAGCACTGCCTTACAGAGAAAGTCGATTTGCACGCCCTGGGACAAAATAATCTAATTTACAAGCTCAGGCTATAGAACTTTCTttaggaaggaagggaaaaaaaaataccaaaaagaaaaaccacacaAACCACCCCCCCCTTCCACCAGAAATATCATCTATGACTTCTTGCTGCTTAAGACAGCAGAAAGAGGAATTTTAGCATATTAATCTCAAGACAAGATAAGTTTATACTTGTCTGTGTAAACAGTTTATTCACTGCAGGAATCGAGAGGCTGCAAGTCAACAGAATTAGCAAGTCAGTGAGTTAATTTTCAAGAGCAGGGCAGCGCCGCGCATCGGATCCCCTCAAAGCCAGACACGGATCTGCTGCCAATTCTCTCTTTCGGGAGATCCTGCTCCCTCCAGCTCACAGACACCCAGCTCTTGTCAGCGATGTGCATGAGgccaagccctgctcagcactgcaggggtATCACGGTGGCGGCCAGAGCCAAGGCTCCCACAAACAGGACATCTCCACTTGGGATTTAACCAACAGGACAAATTCAGTGCCCCTGAAAACTCCTAATTCGCAGCTGGTTTCAGGAAGGACCAAGATGTGACTATGCACAAGCAGGGTTTTGGAACGATGCTGAGGGCACATGGCTCCTGCCCAACACCAAGCAGCACCTCTCCTCTGGCATCACCCTGGGATGGAAAtgctcccctcccctgctcccagccccagcctttcCCATGGCAGCTCCCGCCTGGACTCACCGGAAAATGAGGTAGAGAAACTTGACCGTTGGCCTTGACGCTCCGGTGCATTT from Corvus hawaiiensis isolate bCorHaw1 chromosome 19, bCorHaw1.pri.cur, whole genome shotgun sequence includes these protein-coding regions:
- the AXIN2 gene encoding axin-2 isoform X2, which gives rise to MSSAAVLTHLPDPSSSFREDAPRPPVPGEEGEAPCLQLASSFLPKSQSFKAMPVPPAPRRNENGLGEPEGSASPDSPLARWTKSLHSLLGDQDGAYLFRTFLEREKCVDTLDFWFACNGFRQMDLKDTKTLRVAKAIYKRYIENNSIVSKQLKPATKTYIRDSIKKQQIDSIMFDQAQTEIQTVMEENAYQMFLTSDIYLEYVRSGGENPAYMNSNGLGSLKVVCGYLPTLNEEEEWSADFKNKILPSVVGLSSKMLRVTANVRATETIENGYRSFKRNDPVNPYHVNSGYVFAPATSANDSEISSDALTDDSMSMTDSSVDGIPPYRIGSKKQLQREMHRSVKANGQVSLPHFPRTHRLPKEMTPVEPAAFAAELISRLEKLKQEQETMDCLEERLQQIKEDEEKEGAELPTSLQSSRDMANPQHPQHPLSLLPSGSYEEDPQAILDEHLSRVLKTPGCQSPGVGRHSPRARSPDRLPTGKLPPGTASLAACALVGKGFITKQTTKHVHHHYIHHHTVPKTKEQIEAEAAQRVQCCCPAGGDYYCYPKCKGHPKNTDPPLPLLEPFGTGTLLKRPGRGVDSVAPVAGDGGLPNPGGVQLPGGEADRAQNVWQWMLESDRQNKHKPHSTQSTKKAYSSDCAKGAPGRHHPWGTGSHPRGAQPAHPFVQDPAMPPLTPPNTLAQLEEACRRLAEVSKPQKPRCSTSNQQRDRNHSAAIQGGSTPFCNASLMTEDHKEPKKLPVVHTSQSGELVVTYFFCGEEIPYRRMLKAQSLTLGHFKEQLSKKGNYRYYFKKASDEFDCGAVFEEVWEDETILPMYEGRILGKVERID
- the AXIN2 gene encoding axin-2 isoform X1; protein product: MSSAAVLTHLPDPSSSFREDAPRPPVPGEEGEAPCLQLASSFLPKSQSFKAMPVPPAPRRNENGLGEPEGSASPDSPLARWTKSLHSLLGDQDGAYLFRTFLEREKCVDTLDFWFACNGFRQMDLKDTKTLRVAKAIYKRYIENNSIVSKQLKPATKTYIRDSIKKQQIDSIMFDQAQTEIQTVMEENAYQMFLTSDIYLEYVRSGGENPAYMNSNGLGSLKVVCGYLPTLNEEEEWSADFKNKILPSVVGLSSKMLRVTANVRATETIENGYRSFKRNDPVNPYHVNSGYVFAPATSANDSEISSDALTDDSMSMTDSSVDGIPPYRIGSKKQLQREMHRSVKANGQVSLPHFPRTHRLPKEMTPVEPAAFAAELISRLEKLKQEQETMDCLEERLQQIKEDEEKEGAELPTSLQSSRDMANPQHPQHPLSLLPSGSYEEDPQAILDEHLSRVLKTPGCQSPGVGRHSPRARSPDRLPTGKLPPGTASLAACALVGKGFITKQTTKHVHHHYIHHHTVPKTKEQIEAEAAQRVQCCCPAGGDYYCYPKCKGHPKNTDPPLPLLEPFGRTGTLLKRPGRGVDSVAPVAGDGGLPNPGGVQLPGGEADRAQNVWQWMLESDRQNKHKPHSTQSTKKAYSSDCAKGAPGRHHPWGTGSHPRGAQPAHPFVQDPAMPPLTPPNTLAQLEEACRRLAEVSKPQKPRCSTSNQQRDRNHSAAIQGGSTPFCNASLMTEDHKEPKKLPVVHTSQSGELVVTYFFCGEEIPYRRMLKAQSLTLGHFKEQLSKKGNYRYYFKKASDEFDCGAVFEEVWEDETILPMYEGRILGKVERID